A single window of Archangium gephyra DNA harbors:
- a CDS encoding DJ-1/PfpI family protein, with translation MAAKLDIVFLLYPGVSYLDFMGPQAVFGLLPGARQIFASVGGQPIREGALTLHSLTRLEDVERCDVLCVPGGPIGPAVEDAVFMEGVRRLAATARFVTSVCTGSLILGAAGLLEGRRAACHWAVREQLAHLGAIPDAGRVVRDGHIVTGGGVTAGIDFGLTLAAELAGPEVAQAIQLMLEYAPAPPFNAGRPETAPEAALARMPTLTMGELSFDPAAEEAIVRRAGAALRASRA, from the coding sequence ATGGCCGCGAAGCTCGACATTGTGTTTCTTCTCTACCCGGGTGTGTCCTATCTGGATTTCATGGGGCCGCAGGCGGTGTTCGGACTGCTGCCGGGAGCGAGGCAGATCTTCGCTTCCGTGGGCGGACAGCCCATCCGCGAGGGGGCCCTGACGCTCCATTCGCTGACACGGCTGGAGGACGTGGAGCGGTGTGATGTGTTGTGTGTGCCGGGCGGGCCCATCGGGCCGGCGGTGGAGGATGCTGTCTTCATGGAGGGAGTCCGCCGGCTGGCAGCCACGGCGCGCTTCGTCACCTCGGTGTGCACGGGCTCGCTCATCCTGGGGGCGGCGGGGCTGCTGGAGGGCCGGCGGGCGGCGTGCCATTGGGCCGTCCGCGAGCAGCTGGCGCACCTGGGGGCCATTCCGGACGCGGGGCGGGTGGTGCGGGATGGCCACATCGTGACGGGAGGCGGCGTCACGGCGGGCATCGACTTCGGTCTGACGCTCGCGGCGGAGCTGGCGGGCCCGGAGGTGGCCCAGGCCATCCAGCTCATGCTGGAGTACGCCCCCGCGCCCCCGTTCAACGCCGGGCGTCCCGAGACGGCGCCCGAGGCGGCCCTGGCCCGGATGCCCACCCTCACGATGGGGGAGCTCTCGTTCGACCCGGCCGCGGAGGAGGCCATCGTGCGGCGCGCGGGTGCGGCCTTGCGCGCGAGCCGGGCCTGA
- a CDS encoding GON domain-containing protein, whose product MMHTPRWKKLMFAASLAVLPACGMEAPESPETQGLDPQAPTELGQTRAAITTGPASCQAIKTANPAAADGPYVLFHGGDRSKPWSAWCRNMASTPAEYLSLPSTGPSLNFSQYTAGSNSSGGTNVRTLFTKVRIDPATLRVTTGDQTFSTSSGYLTHPVNNAVTSMSYAAAMNCDFGNPGLGNVDLRGTPFAAAPGQFALVGSYPSGAATYSSDNQVVDLWNRGDCGWMSVQGADHPFNGRSAQLQLQYRPSTPASCQALKTAHPAATDGEYVLYVNGDATKPWTAWCRNMASTPAEYLSLPSTGPSLNFSQYTAGSNSSGGTNVRTLFTKVRIDPATLRVTTGDQTFSTSSGYLTHPVNNAVTSMSYAAAMNCDYGNPGVGNVDLRGTPFAAAPGQFVASNPYVQGGATYSSNNQMVDLWSRGDCAWMSVQGADHPFNGRSAQLQLQYAPPPTQPTSGSFTYSASNTSSAAQNTTPYDVSLTTGQTLSFGTCGVSGASGSGDTYLRLYAPDGSYVAANDDACGGYLSFVGYTATQTGTYRIQAGCYSSGSCTGTVAFTIQ is encoded by the coding sequence ATGATGCATACACCTCGTTGGAAGAAGCTGATGTTCGCCGCCAGCCTCGCCGTCCTCCCCGCCTGCGGGATGGAGGCGCCGGAGAGCCCCGAGACCCAGGGGCTCGACCCGCAGGCCCCCACGGAGTTGGGCCAGACGCGGGCCGCGATCACGACCGGTCCGGCGAGCTGCCAGGCCATCAAGACCGCCAACCCCGCCGCGGCGGATGGCCCGTACGTGCTGTTCCACGGCGGCGACAGGTCCAAGCCCTGGTCGGCGTGGTGCCGCAACATGGCGAGCACTCCCGCGGAGTACCTGTCGCTGCCCTCGACGGGCCCCTCGCTCAACTTCTCCCAGTACACCGCGGGCTCCAACAGCAGCGGCGGCACCAACGTGCGCACCCTCTTCACCAAGGTTCGCATCGACCCCGCCACCCTGCGCGTGACCACCGGCGACCAGACCTTCTCCACCTCCTCCGGCTACCTCACGCACCCGGTCAATAATGCCGTCACCTCCATGTCCTATGCCGCGGCGATGAACTGCGACTTCGGCAACCCCGGACTGGGCAACGTGGACCTGCGGGGCACTCCCTTCGCCGCAGCGCCCGGCCAGTTCGCGTTGGTCGGCTCCTACCCCTCCGGCGCGGCCACCTACAGCTCGGACAACCAGGTGGTGGATCTGTGGAACCGGGGGGATTGCGGCTGGATGTCGGTGCAGGGCGCCGACCACCCCTTCAACGGCCGCAGCGCCCAGCTCCAGCTCCAGTACAGGCCGAGCACCCCGGCGAGCTGCCAGGCGCTCAAGACCGCCCATCCCGCCGCGACGGATGGCGAGTACGTGCTGTACGTCAACGGCGATGCCACCAAGCCCTGGACGGCGTGGTGCCGCAACATGGCGAGCACTCCCGCGGAGTACCTGTCGCTGCCCTCGACGGGCCCCTCGCTCAACTTCTCCCAGTACACCGCTGGCTCCAACAGCAGCGGCGGCACCAACGTGCGCACCCTCTTCACCAAGGTTCGCATCGACCCCGCCACCCTGCGCGTGACCACCGGTGACCAGACCTTCTCCACCTCCTCCGGCTACCTCACGCACCCGGTCAACAATGCCGTCACCTCCATGTCCTATGCCGCGGCGATGAACTGCGACTACGGCAACCCTGGAGTGGGCAACGTGGACCTGCGGGGCACTCCCTTCGCCGCGGCTCCCGGCCAGTTCGTGGCGAGCAACCCCTACGTCCAGGGCGGGGCCACCTACAGCTCGAACAACCAGATGGTGGACCTGTGGAGCCGGGGGGATTGCGCCTGGATGTCGGTGCAGGGCGCCGACCACCCCTTCAACGGCCGCAGCGCCCAGTTGCAGCTCCAGTACGCGCCTCCTCCCACGCAGCCCACCTCGGGCAGCTTCACCTACAGCGCCTCCAACACCAGCAGCGCGGCGCAGAACACCACCCCCTACGACGTGAGCCTCACCACCGGGCAGACGCTCTCGTTCGGCACCTGCGGAGTGAGCGGCGCGTCCGGCTCGGGTGACACCTACCTGCGCCTGTATGCCCCGGATGGCTCGTACGTGGCCGCCAATGACGACGCTTGCGGCGGTTACCTCTCGTTCGTGGGCTACACGGCCACCCAGACCGGCACCTACCGGATCCAGGCCGGCTGCTACTCCAGCGGGAGCTGCACCGGCACGGTGGCCTTCACCATCCAGTAG
- a CDS encoding GlxA family transcriptional regulator, with protein sequence MARDIGFILFPAFHILDFTGPVAVFEDPRSTPAYRLRMLSEQGGLVPSSSGVAVLTEKWGAPAFDTLVVVGGPGTLEAMHSPTLLDFVREAAAASRRVASICSGAGILAAAGLLDGREATTHWRFAAELQRRHPRVRVDAERIFIQDGPIWTSAGVSAGIDLSLALVEEDLGLEVSRARARDLVVYHRRPGGQSQFSTLLELDPASDRIRQTLTFAREHLHEALPVERLARVACLSTRQFAREFHAQTGQTPAKAIERLRAEAARTRLEAGSESIEQVADAVGFGDAERMRRAFVRVFGQPPQALRRLARGTGV encoded by the coding sequence ATGGCCCGTGACATTGGCTTCATCCTCTTCCCCGCCTTCCACATCCTCGATTTCACGGGCCCCGTGGCCGTGTTCGAGGATCCCCGGAGCACCCCGGCGTACCGGTTGCGGATGCTGTCCGAGCAGGGAGGGCTGGTCCCGAGCTCCTCGGGCGTGGCGGTCCTGACGGAGAAGTGGGGCGCGCCCGCGTTCGACACGCTCGTGGTCGTGGGGGGACCGGGCACGCTCGAGGCGATGCACTCGCCCACCCTGCTGGACTTCGTGCGCGAGGCGGCGGCGGCCTCGCGGCGGGTCGCGAGCATCTGCTCGGGCGCGGGCATTCTGGCGGCCGCGGGACTACTCGATGGCCGGGAAGCCACCACCCACTGGCGGTTCGCCGCGGAGCTCCAGCGGCGCCATCCGCGCGTGCGCGTGGACGCCGAGCGCATCTTCATCCAGGACGGGCCCATCTGGACGTCGGCGGGAGTGAGCGCGGGCATCGACCTGTCGCTCGCCCTGGTCGAGGAGGATCTCGGCCTCGAGGTGTCGCGGGCCCGGGCGAGGGATCTGGTCGTCTACCACCGCCGTCCGGGAGGCCAGTCCCAGTTCTCCACCCTGCTGGAGCTCGACCCCGCCTCGGATCGGATCCGTCAGACGCTGACGTTCGCGCGCGAGCACCTGCACGAAGCACTGCCCGTGGAGCGGCTGGCGCGGGTGGCGTGTCTGAGCACGCGGCAGTTCGCGCGGGAGTTCCACGCGCAGACGGGCCAGACCCCGGCCAAGGCCATCGAGCGACTGCGCGCGGAAGCGGCCCGGACGAGGCTCGAGGCGGGCTCCGAGTCCATCGAGCAGGTGGCCGACGCGGTCGGCTTCGGGGATGCCGAGCGGATGCGCCGGGCCTTCGTGCGCGTGTTCGGCCAGCCGCCCCAGGCGCTCCGGCGGCTCGCGCGCGGGACGGGCGTCTGA
- a CDS encoding dienelactone hydrolase family protein, with protein MRSLLLLVLCGTASLAHAASNFTFSNARGDHGVGLRVVHQYDYTRAYKGELDAATGLPTRGERARPIQTVVWYPASKGGTPVVVNDYLRLSATEEVFDRGDAEITAATAKVRVGVLGADALLQETTRPMWAVRDAKPEAGRFPVVIYAPSFNASPTENADLCEFLASQGYVVIASPDMGAHSRAMTEDLEGIETQAADISFLIGYAHTLPQADTRRIAVMGFSWGGMSNVFAAARDSRIKALVSLDGSVRYYPELVEAARYVTPSRVAVPMLYMAAQPPTLEQLIARGKASSVSVLNNLKYSDAYIVTMHPMVHPHFSSAFLRFTPAAAFTDYSQEEVSLAYSWMARYVLQFLNAYLKNDAAGLAFLGNTGVKNGAPPHMISVDARRSTGAPPTQETLAAELARRGFEHAHDAYQALRKRDPQFELSESRINSWGYDLLRKHKNPKAAIEIFKLNTLLHPESSNTFDSLAEAYEVNKDTELAIKAYQHVLTLEPTHANAAQRVKVLGRTGSN; from the coding sequence ATGCGTTCACTTCTCCTGCTGGTCCTGTGCGGTACGGCGTCGCTCGCCCACGCCGCGTCCAACTTCACCTTCTCCAATGCGCGAGGTGACCACGGCGTCGGCCTGCGCGTCGTGCACCAGTACGACTACACGCGTGCCTACAAAGGCGAGCTCGACGCGGCCACCGGCCTGCCCACCCGAGGTGAGCGTGCCCGGCCGATCCAGACGGTGGTCTGGTATCCGGCGTCGAAGGGCGGGACACCGGTGGTCGTCAACGACTACCTGCGGCTGTCCGCGACCGAGGAGGTGTTCGACCGCGGTGACGCCGAGATCACCGCCGCGACGGCGAAGGTCAGGGTCGGTGTCCTGGGGGCCGACGCGTTGCTCCAGGAGACCACCCGCCCGATGTGGGCGGTGCGCGACGCGAAGCCGGAAGCCGGCCGGTTTCCGGTGGTCATCTATGCACCGAGCTTCAACGCGTCCCCGACCGAGAATGCCGACCTGTGCGAGTTTCTCGCCAGCCAGGGGTATGTGGTGATCGCCAGCCCGGACATGGGCGCACATTCGCGCGCGATGACCGAGGATCTCGAAGGCATCGAGACGCAGGCGGCGGATATCTCGTTCCTGATCGGGTATGCGCACACCTTGCCCCAGGCGGACACCCGCAGGATCGCCGTGATGGGATTCAGCTGGGGCGGTATGTCGAACGTGTTCGCGGCGGCGCGCGATAGCCGGATCAAGGCGCTGGTCAGCCTGGACGGTTCGGTGCGCTATTACCCGGAGTTGGTGGAAGCCGCCAGATACGTGACGCCTTCGCGGGTGGCGGTGCCGATGCTGTACATGGCGGCGCAGCCCCCCACGCTGGAGCAATTGATCGCGCGCGGGAAGGCGTCATCCGTCAGCGTCCTCAACAACCTGAAGTACTCGGACGCCTACATCGTCACGATGCACCCGATGGTGCATCCCCACTTCTCGTCGGCCTTCCTGCGTTTCACGCCGGCGGCTGCGTTCACGGACTACTCGCAGGAGGAAGTCTCGCTGGCCTATAGCTGGATGGCGCGCTACGTGTTGCAATTCCTCAACGCCTATCTGAAGAACGATGCCGCGGGCCTGGCCTTCCTTGGCAATACAGGCGTGAAGAACGGTGCACCGCCGCACATGATTTCGGTCGACGCGCGCCGCTCCACCGGAGCGCCACCGACGCAGGAAACGCTGGCCGCCGAACTGGCCAGGCGTGGTTTCGAACATGCGCACGATGCCTATCAGGCCCTCCGAAAGCGCGATCCGCAATTCGAGCTGAGTGAATCGCGGATCAACAGCTGGGGTTACGACCTGCTGCGCAAGCACAAGAACCCCAAGGCGGCCATCGAGATATTCAAGCTGAATACCCTCCTGCACCCAGAGAGCAGCAATACGTTCGATAGCCTGGCCGAAGCGTATGAAGTCAACAAGGACACCGAACTGGCCATCAAGGCCTACCAGCACGTGCTGACCCTGGAGCCCACGCATGCCAACGCGGCCCAGCGCGTGAAGGTGCTGGGGCGCACGGGCAGCAACTGA
- a CDS encoding Vps62-related protein codes for MKQSHPRGPAASVPLPSRSHRWRALLMGTALLAGVGCGPGEELPLEDEAPGSTAQALATTVLLFEHGSYGGRVQSFQPGRYDMGHLTAVGNDSVSSLQVPAGWRVTLYEHGGFTGRSKVFTSDATWVGDDFNDVASSMVVESPSLQQGNAVYGYWSGSGGMNPSSPANRQFIVDYSGPASAVTFHLTAPLDTYLYLLDANGNVLAQDDDGGGNLTSRLSYVLSPGTYKLVAATYSGGQSGEFTLRSDKAVIRYPQRLYVQGATAFNWVYDDHGTGADNDVAVWRPNLSQYPGYQSLGDVAQPFHGSAPRTSFVAYGEGDVLARPVDYAWVWSDWGSGGTHDVSIWEPVPAAGYTCLGTVTVLGYGKPSTDLIRCVRSEYVLPANPAWVWNDAGSGADYDAGIWQVEPRDHRGLALSTFIARPSHSDTGGNRYWVLNKSALANPEMKGVPVDAVTASQYAPLVWLHGEEYYFPSSVEFFLPNVHESGGYMVTNQSLGCDSCTDPQFLDGQRPGSVPIYAELINRTQNGQPTNITDIVYWTFYPYNNGKRICIGWYSPWGCVGGYSTFGNHVGDWEHFTVRFVDGRPSQVFLSQHSGGQTFNYGDKNVAVTGGFHAEVYAALGSHGLYPDAARHIYKTIGNGDFLADDTGRGIPWYTWNSTVPFFWQPLGAYGGSLSWLNSTSRWGNPKSGCNFSEQVSGECVLNDGPTGIMDKSASNPANLALD; via the coding sequence ATGAAGCAGAGCCATCCCCGCGGCCCCGCCGCTTCCGTCCCCCTGCCCTCCAGGAGCCATCGCTGGCGGGCACTCCTCATGGGCACCGCGCTCCTGGCGGGCGTGGGCTGCGGCCCGGGAGAGGAGCTCCCCCTGGAGGACGAGGCGCCCGGCTCGACTGCCCAGGCCCTCGCCACCACGGTGCTGCTCTTCGAGCATGGGAGCTACGGAGGCCGCGTCCAGTCCTTCCAGCCTGGCCGCTATGACATGGGCCACCTGACGGCCGTGGGCAATGACTCGGTCAGCTCGCTCCAGGTGCCGGCCGGCTGGCGCGTCACGCTCTACGAGCACGGCGGCTTCACGGGCAGGTCGAAGGTCTTCACCTCGGACGCGACCTGGGTGGGAGACGACTTCAACGACGTGGCCTCCAGCATGGTGGTCGAGTCGCCCTCCCTGCAGCAGGGCAATGCCGTGTATGGCTATTGGAGCGGCTCGGGCGGGATGAATCCTTCCAGCCCGGCCAACCGGCAATTCATCGTGGACTACTCCGGGCCGGCCAGCGCGGTGACGTTCCATCTCACCGCGCCGCTCGACACGTACCTCTACCTGCTGGATGCCAATGGCAACGTCCTCGCCCAGGACGATGACGGCGGTGGGAACCTCACCTCACGCCTGTCCTATGTCCTGTCGCCGGGCACCTACAAGCTCGTCGCGGCGACCTACTCCGGCGGGCAGAGCGGCGAGTTCACGCTGCGCTCGGACAAGGCCGTCATCCGCTACCCCCAGCGGCTCTACGTCCAGGGAGCCACGGCGTTCAACTGGGTGTACGACGACCACGGGACGGGGGCCGACAACGACGTGGCCGTCTGGCGCCCCAACCTCTCCCAGTACCCCGGTTACCAATCGCTGGGCGACGTGGCCCAGCCCTTCCATGGCTCGGCGCCCCGGACGAGCTTCGTGGCCTACGGCGAGGGAGATGTGCTGGCGCGGCCCGTCGACTACGCGTGGGTGTGGAGCGACTGGGGCTCGGGCGGCACCCATGACGTCTCCATCTGGGAGCCGGTGCCCGCCGCGGGCTACACCTGCCTGGGCACCGTCACGGTGCTCGGTTACGGCAAGCCCTCGACGGACCTCATCCGCTGCGTGCGCAGCGAGTACGTGCTCCCGGCCAACCCCGCCTGGGTATGGAACGACGCGGGCTCGGGCGCGGATTACGATGCGGGCATCTGGCAGGTGGAGCCGAGGGATCATCGCGGCCTGGCGCTCTCCACCTTCATCGCCCGGCCGAGCCACTCGGACACCGGCGGCAACCGCTACTGGGTGCTCAACAAGAGCGCCCTCGCCAACCCGGAGATGAAGGGCGTGCCCGTGGATGCCGTGACGGCCTCCCAGTACGCTCCGCTCGTGTGGCTGCATGGGGAGGAGTACTACTTCCCGTCCTCGGTCGAGTTCTTCCTGCCCAACGTGCACGAGTCCGGTGGGTACATGGTGACCAACCAGTCGCTGGGGTGTGACTCCTGCACGGATCCCCAGTTCCTCGATGGTCAGCGGCCGGGTTCGGTGCCCATCTACGCGGAGCTCATCAATCGCACGCAGAATGGGCAGCCGACCAACATCACGGACATCGTCTACTGGACCTTCTACCCGTACAACAATGGCAAGCGCATCTGCATCGGCTGGTACTCGCCCTGGGGCTGCGTGGGTGGCTACTCCACCTTCGGCAACCACGTGGGCGACTGGGAGCACTTCACGGTGCGCTTCGTGGATGGCCGGCCGTCCCAGGTGTTCCTGAGCCAGCACTCGGGGGGACAGACGTTCAACTACGGCGACAAGAACGTGGCCGTGACGGGGGGCTTCCACGCGGAGGTGTACGCGGCCCTGGGCTCGCACGGCCTCTACCCGGATGCCGCCCGGCACATCTACAAGACCATCGGCAACGGGGACTTCCTCGCGGACGACACGGGCCGCGGCATTCCCTGGTACACCTGGAACAGCACCGTGCCCTTCTTCTGGCAGCCGTTGGGCGCGTATGGCGGGAGCCTGTCGTGGCTCAACTCCACCAGCCGCTGGGGCAACCCGAAGTCGGGCTGCAACTTCTCCGAGCAGGTGAGTGGGGAGTGCGTGCTCAACGACGGGCCCACCGGCATCATGGACAAGTCCGCCTCCAATCCCGCGAACCTGGCGCTGGACTGA
- a CDS encoding sigma 54-interacting transcriptional regulator: MVAEVSTAVGHEPLAAPSADQVVPVLTVLSHPTATRAGERLLLEGIAAGREVALSRNGPNFTRPGETFGQPLADPFVSRNPLVFSPGEGGRLRLRVGEGGTRVVMDGQLVTSREFTPEELTAGVLLELSGRVVLLLHQDSGGARAPGDTLGMVGTSPGIRRVREHIQRIADLHVPVLVRGETGTGKELVAQAIHQHSPRKGRPFLSVNLGSIPKELAAAELFGAKKGAYSGATQDREGFFRAAQGGTLFLDEVGEAPPEVQVMLLRVLETGELYPVGGQTPIKTDVRLIAATDANLEEHIREGRFKAPLLHRLAGYEIRLPPLRERREDIGMLFQHFAREELESIGEAHRLTPRDPYAEPWLPAPLAVRLLRYAWPGNIRQLRNITRQLVIGSRGQPVLQMDSRLAEELEAAGPAPKPAPAPTAVARRKSTEVSGDELLSALRQHAWDLKLAADTLGIPRSSIYDLIDKHPNIRRAGTLSTEEITACHQACGGDLEAMAQRLEVSKKALNRRLKELGLSARNA; encoded by the coding sequence CTGGTCGCCGAAGTCTCCACCGCCGTTGGCCATGAGCCGCTCGCCGCGCCATCCGCCGATCAGGTGGTGCCGGTGCTGACCGTCCTTTCCCATCCCACGGCCACCCGGGCCGGAGAGCGGCTCCTGCTGGAGGGGATCGCCGCCGGACGGGAGGTGGCCCTGTCTCGCAACGGCCCGAACTTCACCCGGCCCGGAGAGACCTTCGGGCAGCCCCTGGCCGACCCCTTCGTGAGCCGCAACCCCCTCGTGTTCTCACCGGGCGAAGGAGGGCGGCTCCGGTTGCGCGTGGGCGAGGGGGGAACCCGGGTGGTGATGGACGGGCAGCTCGTGACGAGCCGTGAGTTCACCCCGGAGGAGCTGACGGCGGGCGTGCTGTTGGAGCTCTCGGGGCGCGTGGTGTTGCTGCTGCACCAGGACTCGGGCGGCGCGCGAGCGCCTGGGGACACCCTGGGCATGGTGGGCACGAGCCCCGGCATCCGGCGCGTGCGCGAGCACATCCAGCGCATCGCCGACCTCCATGTCCCGGTCCTGGTGCGGGGAGAGACGGGGACGGGCAAGGAGCTGGTGGCCCAGGCCATCCACCAGCACAGCCCGCGCAAGGGGCGCCCCTTCCTCAGCGTGAACCTGGGCTCCATCCCCAAGGAGCTGGCGGCCGCCGAGCTGTTCGGCGCGAAGAAGGGCGCCTATTCGGGCGCCACGCAGGACCGCGAGGGGTTCTTCCGGGCGGCCCAGGGCGGCACCCTGTTCCTCGACGAGGTGGGCGAGGCGCCTCCGGAGGTGCAGGTGATGCTGCTCCGGGTGCTGGAGACCGGCGAGCTGTACCCGGTGGGCGGGCAGACCCCCATCAAGACGGATGTCCGGCTGATCGCCGCGACCGATGCCAACCTGGAGGAGCACATCCGGGAGGGGCGCTTCAAGGCGCCGCTGCTGCATCGCCTGGCCGGTTATGAGATCCGGCTGCCGCCCCTGCGCGAGCGCCGCGAGGACATCGGGATGCTGTTCCAGCACTTCGCCCGGGAGGAGCTGGAGTCCATTGGCGAGGCGCACCGCCTGACGCCCAGGGATCCCTATGCCGAGCCGTGGTTGCCAGCGCCGCTCGCGGTGCGCCTGCTGCGTTACGCCTGGCCCGGCAACATCCGGCAGTTGCGCAACATCACCCGGCAGCTGGTGATTGGCAGCCGGGGGCAGCCCGTCCTCCAGATGGACTCGCGGCTCGCCGAGGAGCTGGAGGCCGCGGGGCCGGCGCCCAAGCCCGCACCCGCGCCCACGGCGGTGGCTCGCCGCAAGTCCACCGAGGTCTCCGGAGACGAGCTCCTCTCCGCGCTCCGGCAGCACGCCTGGGATCTCAAGTTGGCGGCGGACACGCTCGGGATTCCGCGCTCCTCCATCTACGATCTCATCGACAAGCACCCGAACATCCGCCGGGCGGGGACCCTGAGCACGGAGGAGATCACCGCCTGCCATCAGGCGTGCGGAGGCGACCTGGAGGCCATGGCCCAGCGCCTGGAGGTCTCCAAGAAGGCTCTCAACCGGCGCCTCAAGGAATTGGGCCTGAGCGCCAGGAACGCTTGA
- a CDS encoding DUF1624 domain-containing protein, whose amino-acid sequence MTASSLRVPGSGTLAPASAPGSSNRLVALDWMRGLVMVLMTIDHASGAFNAGRFTADAAGRWTGGLELPAAQFLTRWVTHLCAPTFLFLAGAALALSTQRRLEAGESPRSVDGFHLRRGLFIVLLEPLWMSWALKEPGYVILQVLYVLGMGMMCMVPLRRLGARTLLGLGLLLPAANEAFIRWLGAETSPSVLEALLFNLGSFAGGRVIIGYPLLPWLGMMCLGWAFGRRLLESRTGVTRLLVGAGVAMLEGGPPWGVDALRVRRVKALYCPSSLLMRSSTGLGRPMKASSRRFSTPCGSQTVAGSSPIHSWGDASLSLPRLSKIQQRRSGPTSMLNRTTGCVRRSSSFLHPMSSHDSG is encoded by the coding sequence ATGACGGCTTCTTCCCTCCGTGTCCCCGGTTCCGGGACCCTTGCTCCGGCGAGTGCTCCGGGGTCCTCGAACCGGCTCGTCGCGCTCGACTGGATGCGCGGGCTGGTCATGGTGTTGATGACGATCGACCATGCCTCGGGGGCCTTCAACGCCGGGCGTTTCACCGCCGATGCGGCGGGGCGATGGACGGGGGGCTTGGAGCTGCCGGCTGCGCAGTTCCTGACGCGCTGGGTGACACACCTGTGCGCGCCGACCTTCCTCTTCCTCGCCGGGGCCGCTTTGGCGCTGTCCACCCAGCGGCGCCTGGAGGCGGGCGAGTCTCCCCGGAGCGTCGATGGTTTCCACCTGCGGCGAGGGCTGTTCATCGTCCTGTTGGAGCCGCTGTGGATGTCCTGGGCGCTGAAGGAGCCGGGCTACGTCATCCTGCAGGTCCTCTATGTCCTGGGCATGGGGATGATGTGCATGGTGCCGCTGCGCCGGCTGGGCGCGCGAACGCTGCTGGGGCTGGGGTTGTTGCTGCCCGCCGCCAATGAGGCGTTCATCCGCTGGCTGGGGGCGGAGACGTCGCCCTCGGTGTTGGAGGCGCTGCTGTTCAACCTGGGGTCCTTCGCGGGGGGCCGCGTCATCATCGGCTATCCGCTGCTGCCCTGGCTGGGGATGATGTGTCTGGGCTGGGCCTTCGGGCGCCGCCTGCTCGAGTCGCGAACGGGCGTCACCCGGCTGCTGGTGGGCGCCGGCGTGGCGATGCTCGAAGGCGGCCCACCCTGGGGGGTGGACGCGCTACGTGTGAGGCGAGTCAAGGCACTCTACTGCCCCAGCTCCCTCTTGATGCGCTCCAGTACTGGGTTGGGACGTCCCATGAAGGCATCAAGCAGACGTTTTTCGACACCGTGCGGTTCCCAAACGGTCGCTGGCTCGAGCCCAATACATTCTTGGGGGGACGCCTCTCTCTCATTGCCAAGGCTGTCGAAAATCCAACAGCGCCGGAGTGGGCCCACCTCCATGTTGAATCGGACAACGGGTTGCGTCAGGCGTTCCTCAAGCTTTCTCCACCCGATGAGTTCCCATGATTCCGGGTAG